A window of Cydia pomonella isolate Wapato2018A chromosome 25, ilCydPomo1, whole genome shotgun sequence genomic DNA:
CGAGTTCATGTACAGGAGCTTCGTTACCCGGTAGAAGTTCGTGAAATCTTTTGGGGGGGCCGGCAAGCTGGATGAAGTACACGCAGCCCGGCTTCCCTCCTCTTGCGCTGATTTGTTTCGCGTGCTCGATCGGGTAGCCGAGCTTCTCGCACGCTTTCCTGATCTCCTCTGGAGGGGTGTCGGAGGGGAACCCGCGCAGTGCCACCTTCACGCGCTTCTCCCCGTCCAACTGATAGACGTGCAACTCTAGGGGGACTCCTGAGTTTTCCAGTTTTTCTAGGTTGGCTAGGCTAGGCTGTATACACATTCGTCGGGCTCGAAGCGAATTCCTCCTCCCTGCGTCTTGGAGTTCGCTGTCCTTCCCAACTCCTTGGCGATGTCTTGTGTGACTTTGTACCACTGCGGAAGCACCGACGCCACGATGTGCGGGTACTTAGTTTTGCGCGGCTGGGTTTGCTGTGATGGCTGCGGCTTTTTCTGCTTTTTGACTGCCTTGGCTGTGTCTACCGAGGCAGCCTTTGCAGCGTAAGAGGGTTACGCGCCTGCTGCTTGTGGCGTCGGCCCCTGGCTGGTATGGGGCTCTTGGCTAGATTTGTTTGCTGGTGTTGGCGGGTCCGCTTGGGCTGGATTCTGGGGCGGGATCTCCTCTGGTGGTGGTGGTCCCGGTATTGGGGCTGGTTCCTCTGGTAAGGAGGAGCCTGGCTGCACTTGGTGCTCTGGTTGGGGCTCCGGATGTTTCGGTCCCGGTTGCTGGTGCCGCCTTTCGGAGGCAGAGCGCTGCGTGGGGCCTGGCTTCTGGGTGAGCCTCCTGCCTGGGCCCGGGCGCTGTGGCTTCGGCCCATCTGGTAGGGAGGCAGTGGGGGTGCGCAATGGGGCTGCGGCTGCAGTCCCCTTCTTTTCCGGCGGGTACTTCTGAGCTGGGCCCGGTGCGTCTGCGTTTTTAATtgggggcggggggggggggggggtctgcGGCGTAGCGGTTGGGGCAACATCCAGGCTTCTGAGCACCACCCCCTTGAGCCCGTACCTGGCCATCATATCCGATGAGGATAGGGGCCTCCAGGGGGCGGCGGCCGAGGGGGCTGTGCGGGGCCTGGTGGTTGTTGGGCTGGCCCTCCGTCCGCAGATCAGGGGCGGCGGCGCAGCCTGGGGTCCCTCGTGGGGGTGTCTTTGTAGCAGGTCCTCTTTGTCATTTGGATCTCTTGGGGGCTCTCTCGTGGCCTCTTCTGGGGCCTTAGAAGGGCCGGGTGCGCTCGGAGGAACTCCAGGAAGGACGAGTCCTCGGGCTGCAGCTCTGTTGGTATCCCCATCATGTGGGAGGAGATACGGACGTAGGCGGCCATCCATGCCTTCAGACTCGCCGACGCCATGTTCGTCCCCATCATATGGGCCACCACAATCGTGACAGATTGCAGCAGCTCCATCGGGGACCTTTCGGCTTCGGCGGGCGACACGGGCGAGAAAGGCCGCGTCGTGGGGTTTGGCAGCAGTCCCATTGCTGCCAGGTCCTCATCGTCAAGTTTTCTCGCGGGTGCGGGTGTGGACATCTGTGGCTCGATGCGGGTGGCGAGGGCGTCGTCGGAAGTGTCTTCGGCGGTATCAAATTCATCGCGGCAGCGATGGCGCCCCCCGCCTCGACGTTGATCTAGATCTTGAGGTGGGTAGGACGCGAGAGCGAGATCTCGACCTACCCACCTGCTTCTTCTTTTCTCCCTCCATCCGGAGGTGGCTCCTCGGGGACTCGCGACGCTCTTTGGCGCCGGCTCAGGCCGATCCCCGCATTCCCGGGGCGTCCGTTTTAGTGACCGGGTTCGGGAATAGCGGTGAGGGCTACCCGCGGCGAAGGCTCTTTCTTCGGTGTGATCCCCTCCGGCGGTTGCCGGGCCGCTGTATTCCggcgtttattttaaataaaataaaatcggaATGCGCAATCGTTTTGATGCGTCCGAACTGTGTGATTGCGAGTGCGATCGATGCCTGATCAATTAGGCTCGCTCGTTGTCTTCTCTCTCTCTCGCCCCCAAGGGGGCGAGTGAGGGGTGGCCTTGTCAAGTCTATGACTTTTTAGGCTGATTGTTTGTCGCGGCGAGCTACAACTCGCCgggctattatttatttaacgtcCCTGTTAAGGACGGGGATGCATAGTGCCTTCTGGGCGTATTTTCTCCTCTCTTCATGTCGACAGATGGGTCCGGTGGCCTATCTGTGGCTTTGTGGGTCCGGACTGGTGGCTGGTGTCCTTGCGCACATCGCACGCATCTCTCC
This region includes:
- the LOC133531294 gene encoding basic proline-rich protein-like; protein product: MARYGLKGVVLRSLDVAPTATPQTPPPPPPPIKNADAPGPAQKYPPEKKGTAAAAPLRTPTASLPDGPKPQRPGPGRRLTQKPGPTQRSASERRHQQPGPKHPEPQPEHQVQPGSSLPEEPAPIPGPPPPEEIPPQNPAQADPPTPANKSSQEPHTSQGPTPQAAGA